The following DNA comes from Paracoccus methylovorus.
CCTTCAGGCCAAGTTCCTCGACCGCCGTATTGGTGATCGAGGCGGTCACGATTGTTCCGCCGATATCTATACGGACATGGCTGGTCACGGCGCCCTTGACGATTTCCGTAACCGTTCCGGCCAGCACGTTTCTTGCACTCAGTCGCATGGCAAATCTCCTGTAA
Coding sequences within:
- a CDS encoding TOBE domain-containing protein, with amino-acid sequence MRLSARNVLAGTVTEIVKGAVTSHVRIDIGGTIVTASITNTAVEELGLKEGDRASAVIKASDVMIGVDD